DNA sequence from the Vicia villosa cultivar HV-30 ecotype Madison, WI linkage group LG3, Vvil1.0, whole genome shotgun sequence genome:
AATTAAAGAACAAACATTTCCTTGCTCAAGGCATCTTGTAtgaaaaagattttctctttgaCTTGTATCCGCCTCCTTGATTTGacttcctaacaatcttctcactATGAGTAAATCTCCACTAGGTATTTCTTCTCCATCTTCTTCAAACTCCTCTTCATTATCATCATCCTCCTCTTCAacaatttcttcattttcttccataagcaTTGTTCTCTTTGTTGGACATTGAGATGCAATGTGTCCTTGGCCTTGACACTAGAAACACTTAACATTTTTGTTAGTTGAAACACTTGAAGCAGGGGTAATAGTTTTACCTTTGTTTTCAACTGTGGATTCCTTAGATGATGAAGCACCGTCCTTCTTTGTTTTATCCTTCCAACTTTGAGAATCGAAAGTAGTTGCGCTTCTCCTTCCTAGACCCTTTCTCTTGAGCTGTTGTTCTACCTGGATAGCTTGATGCACCAAATCATCTACTTCCACATAATGATGCAGCTCCACCATGTCACTTATGTCACGATTTAGGCCATGAAGAAATCTTGCCATTGTTGCTTCGTTATCTTCCTCCACATTTGCTTTTATCTTTGCAACCTCCATCTCTGTGTAATATTCACCAACACTTTTAGAACCTTGAGTGAGCCGTTGTAATTTATTATTCAAGTCCCTATGGTAATAGGAAGGAACAAATCTtcttctcataattattttcatcTCCTCCCAAGTGTCAATGGCTGGTTCATCATATCTTCTCTTGTCTTTGACATTTTGATCCCACCACACCAAGGCATATTCTGTAAATTCAAGGGCAGCAACCTGCACTTTTTGAACATTACTATAAGTGTTACAAGCAAAAATTTGTTcgatttttgtttcccactctaAATAAGCCTCTGGATCATTTTTCCCTTGAAAGGTTGGAACTTTAATTTTTATACCACTCAATATTTCCTCTCTAGGCCTACCCATCCTCCTTCTCCTTGCTCTTTCCTCCTCATCAGTATTATTTTGTTGGTTTTCTAATTGATCAATCCTCGCATGAATTGCCTCCGTTTTTTCTATCATCATCTCTCTCATTTTAGCTGTGAGAGCTTCCAACAATAGTCTATTAACTTCTATTTGACGAGGGCTACCATCACCACCTGAAATGGTTAATCacaaaataataacaacaataatactcACGTGTTTACACTCAAATTTGGCTTTTTTTCAAATGAACACTCTTGCCTTTTTCCACTCAATTGCTCTTTATAGTTCTTTAAAGAAACCAAATTCAATCACACAAGAAAACAAACTTCAAATGATAAATACTTAAAAGGCtggaaataaaaggaaatgaaaaaaaacaaggaaataagggAGTAATTTTAGCCAATGGAAAATAACAAGGTAAAGTAGAATGTGGCAGCAAATAAAACTATAAGAATAATCACAAGCTCAAATAAGACTAGagtactttttttttgttttttttcgacTAGAAAACCAACAAAATAATACTGATGTGGAGGAAAGAGCAAGGAGAAGGAGGATGGGTAGGCCTAGAGAGGAAAGATTGAGTGGTATTCGGAGCATGGTTCTAAAAAGAGccaaatatttgtaatttgttttttttttcttgttaattTCTTGATGGCTAACCGATATGTAAAGCggccatttttctcatactttGTTATATTTATGAAACTTCTGATTAGTGGTGATAATATAGAGTAAGGAACACGAAATTACAAGTTATATTTGAGTTGGGACagaaaattttgaaagaaatgggTGGAAAAGGATAGAAATGGGGCGCCACACTCTTTCTATTATTTAGAAAGGATGATAAGCCTTAAGTGAAGATCACCACAAGAAACTTGGTTTCTTGATAAGATCAAACACTTGGTCCAGTCCAGAACCAAAGGAGCAAAGCTCTCAAAATCACACAAAGTGTTTAACAAAATCCAACTTGCCTTTCATTCATATTTAgctccctatttataggtaaaggGTAGCTTACAATAATAACTCAAGAAATTATACAACTTCAGCCTACTAACTAATCAATAATGATTTGGAAAACAAAGGTCACACACTTAAAGGTAGTGGAGAAAGTGGATATTAATTGCATTGATGAATAATAGCAATTTATAGCCACTTTGATTAATGAATCTCacctttctctttctccttccttAAAATCTGGACCTATTGATTTCTTGAGCCCATTATTTACCTATAAATATAAAGACCACGAAAATTCTAAGCTTTATGAgctttagaatatttaaaaatatacttaaaattaaaaacaagtgtTTTGGGCCAAAATTTGACAAGCTGGGCCCTAACACGTTTTATTTGGAGCACTTTTTTTATATGTTTCCTTCCACATGCTTAGTGAACCCATGATCTCATCGGGAGGGGTGTAATCGGTTACAGTAACCGATTACACTGGACGTCATTTTGAAAAATTACATTTTCGGGCTCGTAATCGGTTACGGTAACTGATTATGCTGAGTgatgttttgaaaaaattatattttcgAGCTAGTAATCGGTTATGGTAACCGATTACGGCCAATTTTAAATAATAGAGAATAGGTTACGTCAAGCATTGTGAAGCTGATTAAGAGCTTTATATGATGAATTAGATAAATGGGCAGTGGCCCgactttattttaaatttctatttaaattaaatgatgagtTGTAGCtttgtgtacatatatgtgtgaatgtaacaaGGTGTTGTTATGGTGGTGAAACTATCTTGATTTTCATTGCGAATGAACGATGTTTGATATGACTTGAATTGTGCTAAGACATGTGCATACTTGTTGATGATGAAatggtgagttgtaatgagacgatgtgatgcatcagatcggtgatgtgataagtatgtcatatgtgtgcattcattcatacgcattttggtgatgtatctcggtgatgttgtggatcaaatggtgggcatgattcccattgtgtg
Encoded proteins:
- the LOC131659281 gene encoding uncharacterized protein LOC131659281, producing the protein MAALHIGGDGSPRQIEVNRLLLEALTAKMREMMIEKTEAIHARIDQLENQQNNTDEEERARRRRMGRPREEILSGIKIKVPTFQGKNDPEAYLEWETKIEQIFACNTYSNVQKVQVAALEFTEYALVWWDQNVKDKRRYDEPAIDTWEEMKIIMRRRFVPSYYHRDLNNKLQRLTQGSKSVGEYYTEMEVAKIKANVEEDNEATMARFLHGLNRDISDMVELHHYVEVDDLVHQAIQVEQQLKRKGLGRRSATTFDSQSWKDKTKKDGASSSKESTVENKGKTITPASSVSTNKNVKCF